In Mytilus edulis chromosome 3, xbMytEdul2.2, whole genome shotgun sequence, the genomic window GGTAGTCATTCAAATTATAGTTACTTTATTTCCCAAAAATGGGTTAGAacaaaactagatgtgtcaaagcaacacgaATGGCCCcatcccaaaaagttgaaaaatctgcaatttcaatataaacacatgtggacacaaacatgatggtagtctcataTATCAaacatcagctcaaaatctggaggtgtatagaaaaaaaatctgtataactgtgattttcaataatttatcaaagtccaaagcccgtaattgcAGCACTAATGagtggagcggaacaaaacttcaacttgatctgtaactcatcatggttaactcacataccaaaaatcagctcaatatctgaaggtgtttagaaaaaaactccgtaaaatggtttgttgcggaatgacagaatgaTGGAATTTCACATACAAGTTTTAAAAACCTAAAATTGCTTCTATATGTGGTTactcaaaatatttcaaaatgtttccAGATTCAATAGTAGGGTAACCTGAAGATTTAAATGGAACTATCCTTagcttgttttaaattttatttcaactcTCCCTACCTTAATTAGTTTGCCAACATATGTTTTTCCTGACCCTGGAAGTCCTCTCAGCATAACCACAATCTGTGGCGGTCTGTGTTTTCTACCAGGTGGCACTAACAAATCGTCTATTTTTACTGTTTCCACTTTTGGTTCATGTACTGATTTACTAGACCTACTGAAACAAAACATGTCAATCATTCAAATGAATCATCACAATACTGTTTGACCTTACTTACTATCTATAAAAACAAAGAATGAATATTGCATAATTTCAATTCAAGCTACAAAATAAGTCGGAAAATTTTAAAGAATCTTAGTGGCCCAAACTGAAAATTCTAAAAGTCGACATTGATAAACTTTTACAGCTACTTGATATTTTGTATGGATCAATTTTAATGAAGTTTGGAATCTAACCtgttaaaatgacaaaatgtgaaagaaaaaaaaagaagaaaaaaatgctttTAGTCTACTGGCATTCTATACAATTTAATCTACATCATTTATTCAGAAAAATCTGCTGTGACCCCACAGTTTTATCTTTAACATAATTATATCTAATTAGCTTCCTAAGAGTTAAAGAAATTTTGCTAATGaagtatattttttcatatatttttttatatgcaaatatGATGCTTTGTCTTTACATTTAcactttattttcatataaaaatacacTGATGATGCTGTAATAGATTGACTTACCTATCCCTGTCTCTATCTCGATCCCTATCCCTATCTCCCCTATCTCGATCCCTATTTTTGTCTCTATCCCTGTCTCGGTCCCGTGAAGACGATGATGATGAATAATCTCCATAACCATCTCTACTGCTCTCTCTGTTATTATCTCTGCCCCTACTATCTCTTTCATAGTACTGACTATCTCTACTGAAGTCAGATTCCCTGTCATAGCTTTGTCGACTGTCAGGGTTGAAGCCATGAGACATAtctagaaaaagaaaataatttaaagtaAATGAAATGCTGGAATTTACCTACCATAGTATAGCTCAATATGATTGAAATACAGATTATGGCAATGATTTAATTGTGAGAATATTTGACAAGGCTCCATTCTACTTTCTTTTTTGATAATCATTCTGTCAACCATTAAAATTGTCCTTTCAAATCTGTGATGGTATCACACATTACAGCAAATCCTGTGGATCCCCCTAAAAAGGTCTTTAAAACAGAAAGCAAAACAGATCATTGTCCGATCTCGGTATTTCAACCAGTATACTTCAATGATACAGCAACACATAAATGCAGACATAATAGGTTTTTCAGATTTCCCCTTGAATCTAAGTTTTTGTATTCTATTAAAAAACAATGAAGCAGTTAGCAGTTTGTATTCATTTCAATTCTTCACTaatcccctccccctttttcccaATCTGCTCTCTACCCTGTTACATtatcataatataaataaagagcTGCTGAACCAACGCCTCTTATGTTTTGTGCTGGTAGAGTTCCCTTAAGTGGATACCAGATGGTATACAGGGTTGtcagataaaaaaatcaaatacagctacattgacaacaacacttaagtAAACTGCATCTTTTATTGTCGACATGTTTAACCGATTAGATCGGCTTCATCAGGACAAAGTATACAAAATTAGAACCCCTGAAGTACAAAAAAATGGTATCATGTATGTGACGTCATAATTGTCTATTGTTGACATTGCTATGGGATACTCTATATCATTATGTAATGTTGAACagaaaatgaatcaaacataGTACAATGCAAATGAAGTTACTAAATTTAGAGTTAATCTATAATTTTTCGAATTGTCGTTAAACCACTTTACGGCATTCCCGACGCGATTGGAAGTAGTACCTCCGGCCAAAGGGAACCCAGTCGAAGTGGTAGGGGTGTGCCCTATAAGTGTTGTCCAAATTAGGAAGAAACTTTATAAAACTGTACACTGACATTGTACTTACATTCATGTTACacaaatttaatttctatttaaaaacacattttatttatacactTACCATATAATAGTTTACAACCATTTTAAAGTTAACGACAATTAGAAAATTTATAGATTAACTCTAAATTTAGTAACTTCATTTGCATTGTACtatgtttgatttattttctgttcaaCATTACATAATGATATAGAGTATCCCATAGCAATGTCAACAATGGACAATTATGACATCACATACATGATACCATTTTTTTGTACTTCAAGGGTTCTAATTTTGTATACTTTGTCCTGATGAAGCCGATCTAATCGGTGAAACATGTCGACAATAAAAGATGCAGTTTacttaagtgttgttgtcaatgtaGCGGTATTATCATAATATGTATGTACAACTGAACAAGTCTTACCTGAACTTGGTGCTGCATCATCTGATGATTTACCATGTCCATAATCTATAACTTGTGGAGGTTTGTATTCTATTGGCtctgttgaagaaaaaaaaatatatatagaagcaTGTTACAAAAGTCAATTTGCTCTCTTTAATGATTTTTCTGTAAGCAAAGTTCTTTcaatatattgaaaatttcaaagtatcTGGAAACATAAAGTAGGTGTCAGACCAATCCAAAAAGTCCTCACACATTACAACTCATCACTGTCAAGCTGCTGACAAAATATGATTTCATAATGTTTACTAGTATCCAAGAAAAGTGTGACAAAATTTTTTTGTATGACTGaaataaatctaataaaaaaGCTAGGATAAAAATTGATACCTCTGTCTGTGGGATAATCTGCCAGTCCACTTGACTTGTGACCATGATCTATCACTTCTGGTGCTACAAACAACCTTGGTGATGGTTCCCGCGGTGGGGCTCCATATCTGTCAGGGTAATAATAGTCATGTGGTCTAGcgctaaaaatataaatatatgcaccgtttgttttcccgtttgaatggttttacactagtaattttggggccctttatagcttgttgttcggtgtgagccaaggctctgtgtgcaaggccttacattgacctataatggtttactttttttgaaattgttacttggatggagagttgtctcattggcactcacaccacatcttcctatatctacataataaaaaggtaaataaaataTTAGATTTCACATATTTCCTGGATCATGCATACTTTGGTCTTGTTTTAACACTCTTCTGGAATATTCCAATTAAGTCGTGTAAGTTATTATGAGGCATGTGTGATAGAAGATGAAGTCAgtgcaaataataatttaaaaaccaattttagaaaaattgaaagTACAGAAAAAAAAGTTCTAACAATCCATAACTTTCGAATACCCCCATCACTGCTTCGTCATATGACCTCAACCATTTCAATAAAAACATTCAAAGCTTCTTAGTTAAGCATATTATTTAAATCCTGTTTCAGATGTATGCTTCAAAAGCATTGATAAAACTATCTTTTAAAAATGcgtaactgatttaaagagttatttcccatATCCTAGGTAAACTCCATAAAGAACTAACCTGTAAGGATCGTATTCATATGGTCTTCGGTCTGGATAGTATGGATCCCTCCTGTCAAAGTATGGATCCACCCTATCAAAGTAAGGATCTCTTCTATAAGGATCATCAAATGGGGGTCTTTCCTCAAATGGTGGTCTGTCAAATCTGTCTCCATGTAATGGTGGTGTTCGCCTTTCTCCCCACTGCTCCTACAAGTAATGTACAGAAAAATTAGTTCTTTTATTTTGGCATTAAGCTTATCTGGTGTAGTTGGCTAACACAGGAATTAccttttattttaggtattgCAATAAGTTTAGACTTGTAAAAATGACCTCAAAAGAAAATCTTTAAATTTAAGAACTATATTTTAATAGTGCATGTTTTCATGAATAATTTGAGATAACAAGTTATGTTAACTTCAATAACCTGATTGTACAGAAGGCTTTCTTTCAGCCTCAATTTAAGCTAagttaatttttagaaaaatatataaagaaatattaaagTTTTCTCAAATGGTCTGAACATAAGTGTAGACCCTACAGGCCTTTTTGAACTttctaaaaaaatcaccattatGCTATTTCAAAGGTTCTTTATATCAAATAAGATGTTCCCTCAATTTTTCTAAATTAAACTTGCTTCTTATTTTTGACTTTTAACTTATAAAACCATACACCATATGctaaatttatacatattttaaaagagTCTGATGAGATAAATTTACCcttcttttttcaatttctttaatttCCTCTTGTTGTTGTTGGTGTGTCGCCATCCACTGTTCACCTTCTTCCTCCAATTCTCTTCTTAACCTCTCTTTTtcctttatttgaaaattaaaaaaaaaatttaaaatcattcaCTAGGAGACTGACATTTTCAATCAGCTGTGAGAAGACACAATAATTACATTTGACATACTTTGAAGGCAAGTTACGTATGAAATATAAATGAAGTTCACAACCTTTGACTTTTCATGAATATACAAGTAAGGTACCTTGTGTTATGTTAAAGTAGATActtaagtatttttttcaaagacaaGCACCTGTGTCCATACATCAATGAATAACAGAAATATCAAATCTACAATGAAATGCTTCAAATTCAACATGTTTTCTTTGTTACAGTTGATATAATAAAGCATGCAAGTCAAGAGTTTAAACTTTGTTTGGTTGTTTGATCAGACATTAATTAACATTGACACCTAAATTCAATGAGTAGGCATAGTAACTGTCTGTGTACTGTATATATCCCTAAATATACAAATCATTGGCCTACACATTCAATTAAGGTGTCAATCTTCCCTATAGATACAAATCATTGGCCTACACATTCAATTAAggtgtcaatcttatttacaatgTCTGGGCAAACCTTCAAACAAAGTTTGCAAGCAAGGCATTTAAACTCTTGATTTGCATGCTTTATTATTTCAACTGTAATTTCATAACTCACCTCCTCTTCATTGTAGACTTCAGGTTCTGGTTCAGGTTGtggtggttgttgttggttcattgGTTCCTCCTGAAACTGATTATGTTGCCAACCTCTTCCTCGTCCACGACCCCTGATCATCTGACCCCTATTCATTGGACCTCTACCACGACCTCTTATTCCTCTGTCAGCTTTATTTTGATTGAATTTTCCCATGAATTCAAGTGGTTCATCTGAATGTCCAAAATTTTGTTCTCCGTATTGTTCAgaattttcttcttcaaactgACCTAGTCCCGGTCCCATCTGGTTTTGAACTCCAAACCCTCTTGGTCCCTGATTTTGATTAAATCCCCTAGGACCAAACTGGCCTGGAACTTGTCCTCTTGCCCCTCTCTGACCTGGTGCTTGTCCTCTTGCACCTCTCTGACCTGGTGCTTGTCCTCTTGCACCTCTCTGACCTGGTATTTGTCCTCTTGCACCTCTCTGGCCAGGAAATGTTCCTCTTTGACCAAAGCCTCTTGCTCCAAACTGTCCCTGACCAGGCATGCCTTGCATCTGATCTATTTGTTCGGGGTCTTCATCAAATTCATTTGCCTCCTGTTGGTTTGGAGCAAACCCTCTAGGACCCTGTCCCTGATTAGGAGCAAATCCTCTAGGCCCTAGACCCTGTCCTTGATTAGGAGCAAATCCTCTAGGCCCTAGACCCTGTCCTTGATTAGGAGCAAATCCTCCTCTAGGCCCTAGACCCTGTCCTTGATTAGGAGCAAATCCTCTAGGCCCTAGACCCTGTCCTTGATTAGGAGCAAATCCTCTAGGCCCttgaccctgatttggaccaaacTGTCTTGGGCCTTGTCCTTGATTTGGACCAAATGGTCTAGGACCTTGTCCTTGATTTGGACCAAATGGTTGATTCATACCAGGCCCTTGTGGTCTAAGACCTTGTCCCATCAGCGATGTAGGTCCTTGATTTTGGATGTCCAGCATCTGATCGGAGTTTTGTTTTTCTTCGACCGATTTCTGATTTTCAGTTGATTTGTCATCAGTTGGAGATTTTTCTTTGTCTTCCTTTTTCTCTTGAGTTTTTTCCACAACTAGAGCATCTTTTCCATCACCAAGTCCAGGAATTCCTTTCCCTGTTCCTAAACCAGATGTAGCATTCTTTTCAGACTGGCCAAGAGCAAACTCTTTTTGTATTGGTCCAACTGGCTCTGTTATCTCCTTTTCCTGcaataaaagtaaataatgaACATCACTACCACAGGATTGCTGCTGCCAGTGGTAATGAACTATAAGGGTCATATAAACATTTATAGatcttttgttaattgtttttaattgtttttaatatttgaagaTTCTCTCAAACTGCTTTATAAAGTTTCTGCCAATGGATTTAAATCTGTCTTTAGGGGCAATAAGCCAATAACTTTTATAAGAAATCAATTGTTTTTCATCCATATTGTGTGTAGTGATTTTGTGGAATATaacattttctttctttaaaagaATGACATACAAATTTAAGTATTCAGACTCATTTTTAATCTTCTCCCAGAACATGAAGTAACATTACAAGTTAAATGTACCTAGGATATAAATGTAGGTAACCAACAAACGTTGGTGAAGAATTGTACAGATGAGCATATGAGAGTGCTAACAATATCAAACAGATAGACACCCAGTATTTCTATGTCCCTTGCACAGTATTGCTGCAAGGACAAAATTTCTACAGTACAGCTTTTTAAAAACCTTACCTTTTTGGTCTGGTTTGCTTTGTTTTCTTCActgtaaatataaagaaaaaaattgacatGCATTctgtatatttctatatataaCCACATAGCACATGTGCAGCCATCCTAACATTTAAGTTCATTACAAAGACATTTACATAGtaggcaaattaaaaaaaaatatactgtaatgcatgttaaggtggtacctaacactacagggagataactctgtaaaatcagcagaacgttttaatgacgttgtgttctaaagggaatattaagcttctcaatgatcaaaatgagtgtttgtcaaactgctatatgaccagtgtaatttttctgattaaacggttggttcaatttttttgattttttgatatttttgtcaaagggtcaaagtaaatactttgtcaaaattttcagaaaattaaacgagccaaattaattttagttcaggtgttaggtaccacctttaaggccttttttttttaattagttggtttacggatccgccgacccgattttgtttaaaagtgaaataaaattaaaattttgatttcgtgttgttttttattccgccgacccgatttttcgAGTGCTGTGAATAAAAAAATCCGAGGCGTTCCAAAACGTTTTGTCTGTGTCAATAAAGCGTTTGTAGTGAACGGCGTATTTTGAAAAGCTTCGAAATGACGCAGACGAATTCAAAAACCCAACGAGGGAGGACCATGGAGTCTGACGGCTTCATCTACTTTCAGTTGAATATTAACTTTGATGGTCAACGTACTGAGAGCACTTTTATCAAATGCAAACCTAAGCAAACAATCGGCGATGCCATATTCGACAATATGGCTGATGAAAATGTTGCCATTGTCAAGGTACAAACAGTTTCGCCACCAAACAAAGGTTCATGGGAAGAGGAAAAACTAAAGAACTATCTGCAGTTAcctgttgaaaataaaacattgatcTCAACTTTTTATTTCTTTGCCACCATTTCCACTTTTCAGCGAACGGGATTCATGCATAATTTAGATGCTAACAAATTTCTTGTCTGTACAAAATATGTGTTTTAGTCAAACTTTGGTACATTGCTATTTCTTCATCAGCATGATAGGATCATGAACACAGTTGATTATCAAACATTTCATAAATCAAAGAAATTTGTTTATGTCAAGTATATTGTCCTCAAAAGATTTTTGGGTCAAACATGCACATATATTCATACGTGAAGACCACGTGCACCTTAAATGTGATGGTATTGTGTTCACCTGGAGAGTGAGAGATCTTGGGTTTGAACCTTGACCCGGTCAAATCAAAGACTTAAAAATTGGTATCTGCTGCTTCTTCGCCAAGCACGCTGCAATTGCAATTATTaaaggagtcagaataatgtgtttgGGTAAGGTAACATATCTTTGGGGGAACTACCACATTTAAATTCTGGCTCAGTGTGTCAGTTTAGCATTTCATTTCTCATTATCATATTCTCATCCTAATTATGCATCTGATTAGCCACtagacattaaacaacaattgaccATCCATCCATCAAATGCAAAGCATATCAAGATAAGAGCTAAACTATTTCTCCTCCTCAACCCCTGTAATGTCATGAAtgaacagcattttttttttttttttttttcctccaaCTCAAATTTTTCAGAACAGTTATacgtgaacaaaaaaaaaatctaagattgctattttatttttattttttttacctcctCCGACCCTAACCTTTGACACTAGTTgtccgtaaaccaactaattaaaaaaaaaaggccttatATTTAAAATCTTGAAGAATACACATATTTCTTCTGATGGGAAAAACTATGGATGTGGATGTGAATACAAAGTATAAAGTCAACAAAATGACATCAATAAATGTCTGATTTTACCCAGAaaacaagtatatttttttaaataaatataatcattttatttCAGTGTCTATATTTAGTATCAATAAGCACATTGATAAGATGTTTCCGCTCATATTTCCTCATTCTGGTAAGTTATTGTGTGAATTCAGAAGATTAAGTGCTATTCAGTTTTTTTAAAGGCACCCCTAATCACCAGAAATAATCATTTGCACAGTGAAATCTGATTTTTTACTCAACTTCCTAATGCAAACTGCATGCaactatatgtcatttatttATAACGTTACTACCAGCTTTGACACTTTTCGTATTTAGTGCTATTTTCTGTTAACATGTTTACAAATTCTCttgctgtggattcattattttttgtctAAAATCATCAGTGGATATAGGTAAACgataaaatgaaatgttttaagaATGACAAATTTCCATTAGACTGTATGCAGATTTCaacaaaaccacgaaataaaatatccatggACATATATGTTATCtttaatcaatgaaaattggaacccctgaaaataaatgaatccatagtgtAACTAACTTGAATCCTTTTTTAAGTGTAAAAACATACCCTTTATCTTGTTCATCACTCTTTTGTTCATTTTCATCAATAGTAACTTTTGGTGCAGGTGGTTTATCAAACCTAATATCCATTAATGATATAGGTCCCCCTTTCAGTGGCATTCTCTGTGGAGCATTCATTAACGGTTTCATCTGGTTTGGATTTGACATTGCTCCTCTTGGTCCTCCTCCTCCCATTCCTCTGGGATTTCccctattttgaaaatttcctCTCATCTGCATATTGTTATTCGGACTGGGTCCTCTCAACATCCTATTATTACCATTACCATTACCTCTCATATTCATGTTTTGCATTCTATTAAATTGATTTTGACCCCCCATCATGTTCCCATCCATGTTTTCTTCAGGAAACTCTTCCTCATCTTTGTCATTAGCCATCATTTGCACTATCTCTGGTCGTCTAAATGGATTGTCGACCGAGGACTGAAAAGAATTTTCAGAATCATCCTCTAAACACATGTCTTCCTCTCCACCTTCCTCTTGGAAGTTATCCCCTTGGCCTTCCTCCTCACCATACATACTTTGCTGTCTAAACTGATTTTCCGGAGTCATTGGTCTTGGACCTCTCATCAATGGTCCTCTGGGTCCAGGCATTCTATTCATTTGATTTTGATTCTGCATGTTGTTAAAGCCCTGACCACCAGGAAACCTCTGTCTTGGTCCTCCAAACCCAGATTGATTCTGGTTCATTCCACCTTTCGGTTGTTCATCACTGACCATTCTAATTTGACCTCTGGGACCAGGGCCTCCCATTCTCATCTGCTGAGAATTTTGCATTCTCATGTTATCATTTTGTGGAAAACGCATGCGCTGCCCACCAGGTCCATCCATTCTTTGTGGATTACTTTGTCGCATTCCCATTGGTCCACCCATCCTCACCTGGCCTTTGTTTTGTGACATCATACCTTGACCACCCATGCCTTGTTGATTTGGTGGCATTCCTTGTTGATTTGGTGGCATACCTTGCTGATTTGGTGGCATACCTTGATGATTCATTCCCATTGAATTCGATGGCATACCTGTCTGGTTATTAGGCCCCATACCAAGCTGATTTTGAGGTAATCCTGGCTGACTAGGTGGCATTCCTTGCTGATGCTGTAGCATTCCTTGTTGGTTGGGCATTGGAGGTTGTTGATTGGGAGGCATTCCTTGTTGTTGTGCCATCAATGGTTGTTGCATTCCGGGTTGAACACCTGGCATTCCTGGTGGTTGTGGTTGCTGTTGTGCCATGGCCATATGACTCTGGACAACTGTTTTT contains:
- the LOC139516223 gene encoding YLP motif-containing protein 1-like isoform X2, which produces MYPNWQQMGAAAPAQQMQYNQYQQQMYQWYYQQQNQAQNPAGVVQPPVPTSMPPLPEAAPPPPSEEKPPLPPEPPPQPPAEEEKQEELKPVTTEEQKKLTDLQQQAAQWQHTQQWPQQWPQQQAQPQQQWADYSQQYQQPQIAAPVTGEDPKVQFDALQKEESEFEQQYSQWKQQYEDWKNQNQNHPNKEQFKQYEAQWQQYEQQMEDKKRDIQQRKTVVQSHMAMAQQQPQPPGMPGVQPGMQQPLMAQQQGMPPNQQPPMPNQQGMLQHQQGMPPSQPGLPQNQLGMGPNNQTGMPSNSMGMNHQGMPPNQQGMPPNQQGMPPNQQGMGGQGMMSQNKGQVRMGGPMGMRQSNPQRMDGPGGQRMRFPQNDNMRMQNSQQMRMGGPGPRGQIRMVSDEQPKGGMNQNQSGFGGPRQRFPGGQGFNNMQNQNQMNRMPGPRGPLMRGPRPMTPENQFRQQSMYGEEEGQGDNFQEEGGEEDMCLEDDSENSFQSSVDNPFRRPEIVQMMANDKDEEEFPEENMDGNMMGGQNQFNRMQNMNMRGNGNGNNRMLRGPSPNNNMQMRGNFQNRGNPRGMGGGGPRGAMSNPNQMKPLMNAPQRMPLKGGPISLMDIRFDKPPAPKVTIDENEQKSDEQDKGEENKANQTKKEKEITEPVGPIQKEFALGQSEKNATSGLGTGKGIPGLGDGKDALVVEKTQEKKEDKEKSPTDDKSTENQKSVEEKQNSDQMLDIQNQGPTSLMGQGLRPQGPGMNQPFGPNQGQGPRPFGPNQGQGPRQFGPNQGQGPRGFAPNQGQGLGPRGFAPNQGQGLGPRGGFAPNQGQGLGPRGFAPNQGQGLGPRGFAPNQGQGPRGFAPNQQEANEFDEDPEQIDQMQGMPGQGQFGARGFGQRGTFPGQRGARGQIPGQRGARGQAPGQRGARGQAPGQRGARGQVPGQFGPRGFNQNQGPRGFGVQNQMGPGLGQFEEENSEQYGEQNFGHSDEPLEFMGKFNQNKADRGIRGRGRGPMNRGQMIRGRGRGRGWQHNQFQEEPMNQQQPPQPEPEPEVYNEEEEKERLRRELEEEGEQWMATHQQQQEEIKEIEKRREQWGERRTPPLHGDRFDRPPFEERPPFDDPYRRDPYFDRVDPYFDRRDPYYPDRRPYEYDPYSARPHDYYYPDRYGAPPREPSPRLFVAPEVIDHGHKSSGLADYPTDREPIEYKPPQVIDYGHGKSSDDAAPSSDMSHGFNPDSRQSYDRESDFSRDSQYYERDSRGRDNNRESSRDGYGDYSSSSSSRDRDRDRDKNRDRDRGDRDRDRDRDRDRSSKSVHEPKVETVKIDDLLVPPGRKHRPPQIVVMLRGLPGSGKTYVGKLIKDKEVQHGGGAPRMLCLDDYFMTEVEKTEKDPETGKKVKKKVLEYEFEAELESSYRKNMYKSFKKTIDDGFFPFIIVDAVNEKERHFEEFWSYAKSKGFQVYIAEIQADVATCVKRNTHNRSQSEIEKIEKGWQETPKHYLRLDVRSILQEVSIQEVEMETEEDEKPEPKPDKRKKVESDEEEDVKFGEIKKSKWEVEPSGTQLDKLDGLIHHNKKIAPVHQSMEDFLQLPDDYDTRPLAPGQKRVRWADIEEKKIQSRRRDIGFVVGQTQRDWERITDDSYADRQLNRTKYF
- the LOC139516223 gene encoding YLP motif-containing protein 1-like isoform X1 is translated as MYPNWQQMGAAAPAQQMQYNQYQQQMYQWYYQQQNQAQNPAGVVQPPVPTSMPPLPEAAPPPPSEEKPPLPPEPPPQPPAEEEKQEELKPVTTEEQKKLTDLQQQAAQWQHTQQWPQQWPQQQAQPQQQWADYSQQYQQPQIAAPVTGEDPKVQFDALQKEESEFEQQYSQWKQQYEDWKNQNQNHPNKEQFKQYEAQWQQYEQQMEDKKRDIQQRKTVVQSHMAMAQQQPQPPGMPGVQPGMQQPLMAQQQGMPPNQQPPMPNQQGMLQHQQGMPPSQPGLPQNQLGMGPNNQTGMPSNSMGMNHQGMPPNQQGMPPNQQGMPPNQQGMGGQGMMSQNKGQVRMGGPMGMRQSNPQRMDGPGGQRMRFPQNDNMRMQNSQQMRMGGPGPRGQIRMVSDEQPKGGMNQNQSGFGGPRQRFPGGQGFNNMQNQNQMNRMPGPRGPLMRGPRPMTPENQFRQQSMYGEEEGQGDNFQEEGGEEDMCLEDDSENSFQSSVDNPFRRPEIVQMMANDKDEEEFPEENMDGNMMGGQNQFNRMQNMNMRGNGNGNNRMLRGPSPNNNMQMRGNFQNRGNPRGMGGGGPRGAMSNPNQMKPLMNAPQRMPLKGGPISLMDIRFDKPPAPKVTIDENEQKSDEQDKGEENKANQTKKEKEITEPVGPIQKEFALGQSEKNATSGLGTGKGIPGLGDGKDALVVEKTQEKKEDKEKSPTDDKSTENQKSVEEKQNSDQMLDIQNQGPTSLMGQGLRPQGPGMNQPFGPNQGQGPRPFGPNQGQGPRQFGPNQGQGPRGFAPNQGQGLGPRGFAPNQGQGLGPRGGFAPNQGQGLGPRGFAPNQGQGLGPRGFAPNQGQGPRGFAPNQQEANEFDEDPEQIDQMQGMPGQGQFGARGFGQRGTFPGQRGARGQIPGQRGARGQAPGQRGARGQAPGQRGARGQVPGQFGPRGFNQNQGPRGFGVQNQMGPGLGQFEEENSEQYGEQNFGHSDEPLEFMGKFNQNKADRGIRGRGRGPMNRGQMIRGRGRGRGWQHNQFQEEPMNQQQPPQPEPEPEVYNEEEEKERLRRELEEEGEQWMATHQQQQEEIKEIEKRREQWGERRTPPLHGDRFDRPPFEERPPFDDPYRRDPYFDRVDPYFDRRDPYYPDRRPYEYDPYSARPHDYYYPDRYGAPPREPSPRLFVAPEVIDHGHKSSGLADYPTDREPIEYKPPQVIDYGHGKSSDDAAPSSDMSHGFNPDSRQSYDRESDFSRDSQYYERDSRGRDNNRESSRDGYGDYSSSSSSRDRDRDRDKNRDRDRGDRDRDRDRDRDSRSSKSVHEPKVETVKIDDLLVPPGRKHRPPQIVVMLRGLPGSGKTYVGKLIKDKEVQHGGGAPRMLCLDDYFMTEVEKTEKDPETGKKVKKKVLEYEFEAELESSYRKNMYKSFKKTIDDGFFPFIIVDAVNEKERHFEEFWSYAKSKGFQVYIAEIQADVATCVKRNTHNRSQSEIEKIEKGWQETPKHYLRLDVRSILQEVSIQEVEMETEEDEKPEPKPDKRKKVESDEEEDVKFGEIKKSKWEVEPSGTQLDKLDGLIHHNKKIAPVHQSMEDFLQLPDDYDTRPLAPGQKRVRWADIEEKKIQSRRRDIGFVVGQTQRDWERITDDSYADRQLNRTKYF